The Coraliomargarita sinensis genome has a segment encoding these proteins:
- a CDS encoding HAD family hydrolase: MQNILFDLDGTLIDHFSAIHRGVAYAQQKLGLPESDYATVRATVGGSVPITLGKLCGEEHVEAAIPYFRDHFAEIMYDDVEIIPGSDWLLKALKTNGHKLGVFTNKYETHAAAILEHLGLAQYLDVIVGTGHGHGHRKPDPRFTMEALERMACASDEAAMVGDSPYDFAAAQAGCLPCYLLATGSHTAEQLADATGSSTIFNDLRELGERVFSIT; encoded by the coding sequence ATGCAAAACATCCTTTTCGACCTCGACGGCACATTGATCGACCACTTCAGCGCAATACACCGTGGCGTTGCCTATGCACAACAAAAGCTTGGGCTTCCCGAAAGCGATTATGCCACCGTACGTGCAACGGTGGGCGGCTCGGTGCCGATTACCCTGGGTAAGCTCTGCGGCGAAGAACATGTCGAGGCCGCCATCCCCTATTTCCGGGATCACTTCGCCGAGATCATGTATGATGACGTCGAAATTATACCCGGGAGCGACTGGTTACTCAAAGCCCTCAAGACGAACGGGCATAAGCTCGGTGTATTCACCAACAAATACGAGACCCATGCCGCGGCCATACTCGAGCATCTTGGCTTAGCTCAATATCTCGACGTCATAGTCGGCACCGGACACGGCCATGGCCATCGCAAGCCGGACCCGCGTTTTACCATGGAAGCTCTTGAGCGCATGGCTTGCGCTTCCGATGAAGCTGCCATGGTCGGCGACTCTCCCTACGACTTTGCGGCCGCACAAGCCGGCTGTCTGCCCTGCTATCTCCTGGCCACGGGCAGCCACACCGCTGAACAATTGGCGGATGCAACCGGCAGCTCCACAATTTTCAATGACCTGCGAGAACTGGGTGAACGCGTTTTTTCAATTACTTAA
- a CDS encoding HAD family hydrolase yields MNRPLPKAVLWDMDGTLIDQTAPIIQCYTEVITALGHTAPDTDVIRRSLGGPMASTMGLFVENERMEEACLAFRKRFPEIMLDGLIILPGALELIDFFAGKECPQAIFTNKHGETARAVSKHCGFSRKIKVCIGNTDTEWAKPDPKLTNYVLEQIKAQSEGAILIGDSPTDAETARNANLIFYGVSTGAHSVEELRAGGAEMACQSLEDLLHRFNA; encoded by the coding sequence ATGAACCGACCACTACCAAAAGCCGTCCTCTGGGATATGGACGGTACCCTTATTGATCAAACTGCGCCCATTATTCAGTGCTACACGGAAGTCATCACTGCACTGGGGCATACCGCACCCGACACCGACGTCATTCGTCGCAGCCTCGGCGGACCGATGGCATCGACCATGGGTCTTTTTGTTGAAAATGAGCGCATGGAAGAAGCCTGCCTGGCTTTCCGCAAACGCTTTCCCGAAATCATGCTGGACGGACTGATTATATTGCCCGGTGCACTTGAATTGATCGACTTTTTTGCCGGAAAAGAATGTCCGCAGGCCATCTTTACCAACAAACATGGCGAAACCGCGCGTGCTGTGAGCAAGCACTGCGGTTTCTCCCGGAAAATAAAGGTTTGTATCGGTAACACTGATACTGAATGGGCCAAGCCCGATCCTAAGCTGACAAACTACGTACTCGAACAGATAAAAGCGCAAAGTGAAGGTGCCATTTTGATCGGTGACTCGCCCACGGATGCAGAGACCGCACGGAATGCCAATCTGATTTTCTACGGTGTCAGTACCGGCGCGCACAGCGTTGAGGAGCTTAGAGCCGGCGGTGCCGAGATGGCCTGCCAAAGCCTTGAAGATCTATTACATCGCTTTAACGCGTAA